A window of Candidatus Parvarchaeota archaeon genomic DNA:
AAGGCCTCTCAAGCATGTATTTTCCCACAAGCTCTGCCGCTATGTGCTGCGCGTCTGCAGCAGAGCCGCCGTTTCCGAATATGAGCATCTTGTTCCCCCCTCTGTATGCCTTTACAAGCGCCTTTGAAATCGCCGCAAGCTTTGGCGCAAGCTGCGCAGCCTTTTTGTGGACCTCGACATTTTCTTCAAACGTTGCCTTTATTTTTTCCTCCATCCGCTCACCCTCCGTAGTTGCAATAAACAAAATAACCGCGCATTTGCATCAAATCGCTTTAAGGCCCGGCCTTTCACTTTTTATCCAGTATCACCTTGCCGGCCCTTGCAAGTGCCCTAAACGTGCCCATGTCAATGAACCTTCCTGCAGACTTGTAGGCATAAAGCTTTCCCATGCGGCAAATAATCGGGAATGCATCAGACTCCATTGAAAACTTTTTTTCAATCCTCCCTTTTTTGGCAAGGGACTTCAGGGCCACAAGCGCCCTTTTTTCAATAAGGTAGGCCCCTGTATTGAACAGGCCCCTTCCCCTTCCCTGCTTTTCAAGAAACCTTTCAACCTTGCCGCCCCTGCCCGCCACAACAGCCCCCCTGTCCTTCAGGCTGCCCCTTTTTGCAAGAACGCTTACAAGCGCCCCGCTTTTTTTGTGGAATTTCAAAAATCCCTCCAAGTCAAGCTCCAGGTATGTGTCTCCGTTTAGCACAAGGGCGCAGCTTCCAATCAACCTTGAGGCATTAATTATGGCCCCGCCAGTGCCAAGCTGCCTCTTTTCCCTGCAGTACCTGATTTCAAGCCCCCACTTTTCCCCGTCCCTGCAATAATCTTTTATTTTTTCATGCTTGTACCCTGTAAGCAATAGCACATCGCGCACTCCAAGCCTTGCAACAAGCCCAAGCAAATAGCCCAAAAACGGCCTGCCCTCAATTTTAACCATTGGCTTTGGGACTGAGTAGGTCAGGGGCCTAAGTCGCGTCCCAAGCCCGCCGGCAAGTATTACGGCTTGGGGCATTTGCGCCTTGCGGCCTGCGCCCGTTTTTATTTTCTTCTTCTCCATCATTGTATCTCCTTTTGGTTCCAGAACACAATCCTTGCGAATATTTTCCTGGCGTAATTTGGAAGCCCCATCCTCGCCAGGATTTTTGCCAATATCTGGGAGTCCTCCTTTTCAAACAGCCTGAAATAATTGAGCATTGCAAGGTACACAATCCCCCCAAAGACCATGAATGCTGACAGAAGCGCAACTTTCACAAGCTTGTCTGCAAGCGCGCCTGCCAGCGTTCCGTCTGATATCGCAAAAGGCAGGTTAACAATCCTGTCATATGCAACAAGCTCGACTGCCTGGAGCGCAAGATAGGCAACCACTGCGGCGGCGATGTTTTTCCATATGCTGTCTTTGAGCCTGAAGCCAAACTTATGCTTTGCAAACCAGTTCAAAATGAGGCTTACAAGGGCAAAAGACACCATGCTTGCAAAAGCAGCCCCCCCTATCCCAAACCTTGGAATCAGCAAAATGTTAAGCACAAAATTGAGAAGCGCGCCAGCTGCCGAGGCGACAAGTTCAATTTCAACAAGCCTCATGCCGGCCAGGGCAAGCTTTTGGGGGGAGCTAAGCAGGCTTGCAAAATTGCCGATTGCAAAAAATGCAAGCGTCAAAAAGCCGGCTTCGT
This region includes:
- a CDS encoding D-glycero-D-manno-heptose 1-phosphate guanosyltransferase, with the translated sequence MMEKKKIKTGAGRKAQMPQAVILAGGLGTRLRPLTYSVPKPMVKIEGRPFLGYLLGLVARLGVRDVLLLTGYKHEKIKDYCRDGEKWGLEIRYCREKRQLGTGGAIINASRLIGSCALVLNGDTYLELDLEGFLKFHKKSGALVSVLAKRGSLKDRGAVVAGRGGKVERFLEKQGRGRGLFNTGAYLIEKRALVALKSLAKKGRIEKKFSMESDAFPIICRMGKLYAYKSAGRFIDMGTFRALARAGKVILDKK